The Faecalibacter sp. LW9 genome has a segment encoding these proteins:
- a CDS encoding PNGase F N-terminal domain-containing protein, whose translation MKPIFSFFIFLIVHLPLIAQETYQITYEKLSNHKKVTDSNPIRVIANAEETVIGTENSFVSDRFYPNEIHYYHGQEPELIYSIMELEENRVLKTVDSIGFQKIVFKKLNQTKRILGLRAKHAQIIINSNTIDLWYVDHLGIHASPVPLGLKLGFVLEYTRNNNYTIRASKIEYLNQVQPSGFYQKHLALDPLDPLTYSHLVWKNKFKTIPLLARQQIHYDPQSNVASNNDSIFRYAHGTVVVRKVKMPYIDHGSQLFLDVTQVSNGDAYDRTGSVFIIPQRSKTNLKDALEKGLNILPVYENGNGKKYQGVVLTKDYEPVIELMRFFTPFGIGQFNHVQLKDKTWHLENPYRQDISEFRDLLSDQEVYIGFFIGNYDQGGHMIDANLTIHNSEKQLFSNGKSLALFNTLNVMEMAGQEYPTLFNSDRGIHLEFELKEDWKNAKLRLITTGHGGWGNGDEFVPKLNSVFFDDKLVFSLTPWRQDCGSYRLYNPASGNFDNGLSSSDYSRSNWCPGTVTTPYFIQLGDLKAGKHTVQVKIPQGEPEGNSFSSWALSGVLLGE comes from the coding sequence ATGAAGCCGATATTTTCATTTTTTATTTTCTTAATCGTACACTTGCCCTTAATTGCACAAGAAACTTATCAAATTACCTATGAAAAACTAAGTAATCATAAAAAAGTAACCGATTCAAATCCAATCCGTGTTATTGCTAATGCGGAAGAAACAGTCATCGGTACTGAAAATTCATTTGTTTCTGATCGTTTCTATCCCAATGAAATTCATTATTATCACGGTCAAGAACCTGAATTGATTTATTCCATTATGGAATTAGAAGAGAATCGAGTGCTAAAAACGGTTGATTCAATAGGATTTCAAAAAATAGTATTTAAAAAATTAAATCAAACCAAACGAATTTTAGGTCTACGCGCAAAACATGCTCAAATCATTATTAATTCGAATACTATTGACTTGTGGTATGTCGATCATTTAGGAATACATGCTTCACCTGTACCTTTAGGATTAAAATTAGGATTTGTTTTAGAATATACGCGTAATAATAATTATACCATACGCGCTTCAAAAATTGAGTATCTTAATCAAGTACAACCCTCCGGATTCTACCAAAAACATTTGGCTTTAGATCCTTTAGACCCACTTACTTATTCCCATTTGGTTTGGAAAAATAAATTCAAAACAATTCCACTCTTAGCCCGACAACAAATACATTATGACCCGCAATCCAATGTTGCTTCTAATAACGATTCTATCTTTCGATATGCCCATGGAACAGTAGTTGTTCGCAAAGTGAAAATGCCCTATATCGATCACGGTTCACAATTGTTTTTGGATGTTACGCAAGTTTCAAATGGAGATGCCTATGACCGAACAGGCTCGGTGTTTATTATTCCTCAACGCTCAAAAACCAATTTAAAAGATGCGCTTGAGAAGGGATTGAATATTTTACCCGTCTATGAAAATGGAAATGGAAAAAAATACCAAGGTGTCGTTTTAACGAAAGATTACGAACCTGTAATTGAATTGATGCGGTTTTTCACCCCCTTTGGTATTGGTCAATTTAATCACGTTCAGTTGAAAGATAAAACATGGCATCTCGAAAATCCATACCGCCAAGATATCTCAGAGTTTCGAGATTTATTATCGGACCAAGAGGTATATATTGGATTCTTTATTGGAAATTATGACCAAGGCGGCCATATGATCGATGCTAATTTAACCATCCATAATTCCGAAAAGCAATTGTTTTCAAATGGTAAATCCTTAGCTTTATTTAACACCTTAAATGTGATGGAAATGGCTGGACAAGAATATCCAACCCTGTTCAATTCTGATCGTGGAATTCACCTTGAATTTGAGTTAAAAGAAGATTGGAAAAATGCCAAATTACGATTAATTACTACTGGTCATGGGGGTTGGGGAAATGGAGATGAATTTGTTCCAAAATTAAATTCGGTGTTTTTCGACGATAAATTGGTCTTTTCATTAACGCCATGGCGTCAAGATTGTGGATCCTATCGTTTATATAATCCTGCCTCAGGAAATTTTGACAATGGATTATCTTCATCCGATTATTCCCGATCAAATTGGTGTCCAGGTACAGTCACTACGCCCTATTTTATCCAATTAGGGGATTTAAAGGCAGGAAAACACACGGTACAAGTCAAAATTCCTCAAGGTGAACCCGAAGGAAATAGTTTTAGTTCTTGGGCCTTATCAGGAGTTTTGTTAGGAGAATAA
- a CDS encoding DUF4290 domain-containing protein, with protein MEYNTLRSKLIIPEYGRHIQQMVDHCLTIQDEQERNEFAEIIIEVMGELNPHLRDVPDFQHKLWDQLFIMSDFQLDVKSPYPIPTKKDTIDSKPNKVEYPQSIYKYRYYGNNIRKMIDVAATWEEGEKREGLFFAIANHMKKSYLKWNKDTVEDSVIFDHLYELSNGKIDLRAVDDNLVQPDRQNNYSQQNQSRSNNYQNRSTNNHNNRQNYQNNQRSNHSNNNNNRTNNNNNRNQNVRNNNKG; from the coding sequence ATGGAATATAACACGCTACGTTCTAAATTGATCATCCCAGAATATGGTCGACATATCCAACAAATGGTTGATCATTGTTTAACAATCCAAGATGAACAAGAAAGAAACGAATTCGCTGAGATTATCATTGAAGTGATGGGTGAACTGAATCCGCATTTACGTGATGTTCCAGACTTTCAACATAAATTATGGGATCAATTGTTTATTATGTCTGACTTTCAGTTGGACGTAAAATCACCTTATCCGATTCCCACTAAAAAAGATACGATCGATAGCAAACCCAATAAAGTGGAATATCCACAATCCATTTACAAATACCGTTATTACGGAAATAATATTCGTAAAATGATTGATGTGGCTGCCACTTGGGAAGAAGGAGAAAAAAGAGAAGGCTTATTCTTTGCCATTGCCAATCACATGAAGAAAAGTTATTTAAAATGGAACAAAGATACGGTGGAAGACAGCGTTATTTTTGATCATTTGTATGAGCTTTCTAATGGTAAGATTGATTTGAGAGCGGTGGATGATAACTTGGTGCAACCAGACCGTCAGAATAATTATAGCCAACAAAATCAAAGTCGTTCCAATAATTATCAAAATCGTTCGACGAATAATCATAACAATCGTCAGAATTACCAAAACAATCAACGATCGAATCATTCGAACAATAACAACAATCGAACAAATAATAACAATAATCGTAACCAAAACGTTAGAAATAACAACAAAGGTTAA
- the murA gene encoding UDP-N-acetylglucosamine 1-carboxyvinyltransferase has translation MATFQIKGGKKLSGEITPQGAKNEVLQILCAVLLTSEQVRVKNIPDIRDVNRLIEILGDLGVKTQKNGKGDYTFQADELRLDYLKSKAFKKDGASLRGSIMLMGPLLARFGEAYMPKPGGDKIGRRRLDTHFEGFFALGAKYRFNPDEDFYGVEVDENGLQGAYMLLDEASVTGTANIIMAAVLAHGTTTIYNAACEPYIQQLCKMLNRMGAKITGIGSNLLTIEGVSELGGTEHTCLPDMIEIGSWIGLAAMTKSEITIKNVSWDNLGIIPNVFQKLGIKLERRDDDIYIPAQENYEIERFIDGSILTISDAPWPGFTPDLLSIILVIATQAKGSVLVHQKMFESRLFFVDKLIEMGAQIILCDPHRATVIGLNHENPLKGAQLTSPDIRAGMSLLIAALSAKGTTVIHNIDQIDRGYEDIDTRLRALGADIIRTA, from the coding sequence ATGGCAACATTTCAAATAAAGGGAGGAAAGAAATTAAGTGGAGAGATTACTCCACAAGGTGCTAAGAATGAAGTTTTACAGATTTTATGTGCCGTTTTATTAACAAGTGAACAGGTCCGTGTAAAAAATATTCCTGATATCCGTGACGTCAATCGTTTGATTGAAATCTTAGGAGATTTAGGGGTAAAAACTCAAAAGAATGGTAAAGGTGATTATACTTTCCAAGCGGACGAGTTACGATTAGATTATTTAAAATCAAAAGCATTTAAAAAAGACGGAGCATCATTGCGTGGATCAATCATGTTAATGGGTCCTTTATTGGCTCGTTTTGGTGAAGCTTACATGCCAAAACCAGGAGGAGATAAAATTGGACGTCGTCGCTTAGATACACACTTTGAAGGATTTTTCGCTTTAGGAGCAAAATACCGTTTTAATCCAGATGAAGATTTCTATGGTGTAGAAGTGGACGAAAATGGATTACAAGGAGCATACATGTTATTGGATGAGGCTTCTGTTACCGGAACAGCAAACATTATTATGGCTGCCGTTTTAGCGCATGGTACAACTACCATTTATAATGCGGCATGTGAACCATACATTCAACAATTGTGTAAAATGTTGAATCGTATGGGAGCGAAAATCACAGGAATTGGTTCTAATTTACTTACAATTGAAGGCGTAAGCGAATTAGGAGGTACTGAACATACTTGTTTACCGGATATGATTGAGATCGGTTCTTGGATTGGTTTAGCTGCAATGACGAAGTCAGAAATTACCATCAAAAATGTCTCTTGGGATAACTTAGGTATTATTCCAAATGTATTTCAAAAGTTAGGAATTAAATTAGAACGTCGCGACGATGATATTTACATTCCTGCACAAGAAAATTATGAAATTGAGCGTTTTATCGATGGATCAATTTTAACCATTTCTGATGCCCCTTGGCCAGGTTTTACTCCAGATTTATTATCGATTATTTTAGTGATTGCTACCCAAGCCAAAGGAAGTGTTTTAGTTCACCAAAAAATGTTTGAATCGCGATTATTCTTCGTCGACAAATTAATTGAAATGGGAGCTCAAATTATTTTATGTGATCCACACCGTGCAACAGTGATTGGATTAAATCATGAAAATCCATTAAAAGGTGCACAATTAACCTCTCCAGATATCCGTGCCGGAATGTCTTTATTAATTGCAGCATTATCGGCTAAGGGAACTACCGTGATTCATAACATTGATCAAATCGATCGTGGATATGAAGATATCGATACCCGTTTACGAGCTTTAGGAGCAGATATTATTCGAACAGCATAA
- a CDS encoding DedA family protein, which yields MQSIIEFFSNFVQRPDKVIMQMIETYGYWIYAILFTIIFAETGLIIMTFLMPFLPGDALIFSIGMIAANDEQNHLHIEFVIPLLMFAAILGDNVNYFVGKKFGHWILNQGDSFFLKKKHLEKATDFFNENGKKAIIIARFMPVVRTIIPFICGTTNLNYRIFLTYSMIGAFLWVGVISLLGYFLGGFDIVQHHLEKFIFGIIIAANLPLITRLIKAQFNKNKKDAI from the coding sequence ATGCAATCAATCATCGAATTTTTTAGCAATTTTGTTCAACGTCCAGATAAAGTCATCATGCAGATGATTGAAACCTATGGATATTGGATCTATGCTATATTATTCACTATTATTTTTGCTGAAACAGGATTAATCATCATGACATTCTTGATGCCATTTTTACCTGGTGATGCTTTAATATTTTCTATCGGAATGATTGCAGCCAACGATGAGCAAAACCATTTACACATCGAATTCGTCATTCCGTTGTTAATGTTTGCCGCTATATTAGGTGACAACGTCAATTACTTTGTCGGGAAGAAATTTGGACATTGGATTTTAAACCAAGGAGATTCCTTCTTCTTAAAGAAGAAACACTTAGAAAAAGCGACTGACTTTTTTAATGAGAATGGAAAAAAGGCCATTATTATTGCACGTTTTATGCCGGTAGTACGTACGATCATTCCCTTTATTTGTGGAACGACAAATCTGAATTACCGTATTTTTTTAACGTACAGTATGATTGGTGCATTTCTTTGGGTAGGTGTCATTTCATTATTAGGTTATTTCCTCGGGGGATTTGATATTGTTCAACATCATCTGGAAAAATTTATATTCGGAATAATTATCGCAGCGAATTTGCCTTTGATTACCCGTTTAATTAAAGCGCAATTCAATAAAAATAAAAAAGATGCTATATGA
- a CDS encoding shikimate dehydrogenase: protein MKQLGLIGRNISYSFSKGYFAEKFKNENIVGFTYDVFDLQQIQDVEKVFEIDHLRGFNVTIPYKQEIISYLDELSPEAKAIGAVNTVLITDGKRIGHNTDFYGFKNSITPLLQPHHSKALILGFGGAAKAVVYALEQLKIAYRIVSRNPAENDLGYDDLTEEIMNEYSVIINCSPVGTFPHVTQAPQIPYHLLTPNHLLYDLIYNPEVTQFLQNGLERGAIIKNGYEMLVLQAEKSWEIWNKPTF, encoded by the coding sequence ATGAAACAATTGGGATTAATCGGGAGAAATATCTCTTACTCTTTTTCCAAGGGTTACTTTGCTGAAAAATTTAAAAACGAAAACATCGTAGGTTTCACCTATGATGTTTTTGATTTACAGCAAATCCAAGACGTTGAAAAAGTCTTCGAAATTGATCATTTAAGAGGATTTAACGTCACAATTCCATACAAACAAGAGATTATCTCCTATTTGGATGAATTATCACCAGAGGCGAAAGCTATCGGTGCAGTCAATACCGTTCTGATAACGGATGGAAAAAGGATTGGACACAATACAGACTTTTATGGGTTTAAAAATTCCATTACACCCTTATTGCAACCTCATCATTCCAAAGCCTTAATTTTAGGATTTGGAGGTGCCGCAAAAGCTGTTGTGTATGCTTTAGAACAATTAAAGATCGCATATCGTATTGTTTCAAGAAATCCAGCTGAAAATGATTTGGGATATGATGACTTAACGGAAGAAATTATGAACGAGTATTCAGTGATTATTAATTGCTCACCTGTGGGTACATTTCCTCATGTAACACAAGCTCCACAAATTCCTTACCACTTACTCACTCCAAACCATCTTTTGTATGATTTAATCTATAATCCTGAGGTTACTCAATTCTTACAAAATGGATTAGAACGAGGGGCTATTATTAAAAACGGATACGAAATGTTGGTTTTACAAGCTGAAAAATCATGGGAAATTTGGAATAAACCCACTTTTTAG
- a CDS encoding DUF349 domain-containing protein: protein MNIEMDNLQPADGNNLSSNAANQSTNESYVLNENQDYKSEDVIERKDYESFGFEVLIDEAKNLINKFPAHQIKNHIEQIRDVFKQKIEAEEQSKKEAFVEEGGDPLDFRFDSVYKSQFQTVYNDFRNQLSIYHKENEKQEKQNLTERLAIIEELKALYTEQNVSTSQMFKTFRELKTRWHNAGRIPAAQAENVFKNYFFHLDNFYKYLDLNKELQTLDYQHNLEVRYSIIKRAEELVQEDNVQKALNELQYLHRLWKEEAVPVMEEMREVTWLKFKELTNKIHDRKSILNEKLKQEQALNYEKKIAVIEKIKTITANTKSKSHAEWQKAIKEVNSLRDEFMSIGRVPKDKNNKTWDALKEASREFNQIKNDFYKSLKNEQQENLKRKLALLDIAKEHQDSTDWNNSVKVIKRIQNEWKSIGHVPRKNSDKIWKDFKQACNQFFDRYKNRQNEHNEQYEQNLEIKHQLFAEFSALQLPEDKHEALDVLNAFHFKWNAVGKLPANKGEINQEFSKAYQEKLKSLNLSNSEVQDFKLQAFIGQVIANKDNRTLDEEIRKTRKIIEDLEKEINQLDNNVHFFANADANNPLLKDVYRQIEEKRSKLVEAEIKLRTLNHVEF from the coding sequence ATGAATATTGAAATGGATAACCTGCAACCAGCAGACGGAAACAACTTATCTTCTAACGCTGCTAATCAATCGACTAACGAATCTTACGTCTTAAATGAAAACCAAGATTACAAATCTGAAGATGTAATCGAAAGAAAAGATTATGAGTCTTTTGGATTTGAAGTACTCATTGACGAAGCTAAAAATTTAATTAATAAATTTCCGGCTCATCAAATCAAAAATCACATCGAGCAAATTCGAGATGTTTTTAAACAAAAAATCGAAGCAGAGGAGCAATCAAAAAAAGAAGCCTTTGTTGAAGAAGGTGGAGATCCTTTGGATTTTCGATTTGACAGTGTGTACAAAAGTCAATTCCAAACCGTTTACAACGATTTTAGAAATCAGTTATCCATTTATCATAAAGAAAATGAAAAACAAGAGAAACAAAATCTTACAGAACGTTTAGCTATTATTGAGGAATTAAAAGCCCTTTATACGGAACAAAATGTATCCACTTCACAGATGTTTAAGACGTTCCGCGAATTAAAAACAAGATGGCATAATGCGGGTCGTATTCCAGCCGCTCAGGCAGAGAATGTTTTTAAGAATTATTTCTTTCATTTGGACAACTTCTACAAGTATCTTGATTTAAATAAAGAATTACAAACGCTAGACTATCAGCATAATTTAGAAGTTCGTTATTCTATTATCAAACGTGCTGAAGAATTAGTTCAAGAAGATAATGTACAAAAAGCCTTAAACGAATTACAATATCTTCACCGATTATGGAAAGAAGAAGCCGTTCCGGTTATGGAAGAAATGCGTGAAGTGACTTGGTTAAAATTTAAAGAATTAACCAATAAAATTCACGATCGAAAATCGATTTTAAATGAGAAATTGAAGCAAGAACAAGCTTTAAATTACGAGAAAAAAATTGCTGTTATTGAGAAAATAAAAACCATTACAGCAAATACAAAATCTAAGTCGCACGCCGAATGGCAAAAAGCCATCAAAGAAGTAAACAGCTTAAGGGATGAATTTATGTCGATTGGCCGTGTTCCGAAAGATAAAAACAACAAAACATGGGATGCTTTAAAAGAAGCCTCTCGAGAGTTTAATCAAATTAAAAATGATTTTTACAAATCATTAAAAAATGAACAGCAGGAAAATTTAAAGCGTAAATTGGCTTTATTGGACATTGCGAAAGAACACCAAGACAGTACGGATTGGAACAATTCGGTAAAAGTGATTAAACGCATCCAAAACGAATGGAAAAGTATTGGTCATGTGCCTCGAAAAAATTCAGATAAAATTTGGAAAGATTTTAAACAAGCATGTAATCAATTTTTTGATCGATACAAAAATCGTCAGAATGAGCACAATGAACAATACGAGCAAAATTTAGAAATCAAACATCAACTTTTTGCAGAATTTAGTGCGCTACAGCTTCCTGAAGATAAACATGAAGCCTTAGATGTTTTAAATGCTTTCCATTTCAAGTGGAATGCTGTTGGAAAGTTACCAGCGAATAAAGGAGAGATCAACCAAGAATTTTCGAAAGCTTATCAAGAAAAGTTAAAATCATTAAACTTATCAAATTCAGAAGTTCAAGATTTTAAATTACAAGCTTTTATTGGACAAGTCATTGCCAATAAAGATAATCGTACACTAGACGAAGAAATTCGTAAAACGCGTAAGATCATAGAAGATCTTGAAAAAGAAATTAACCAATTGGATAATAACGTTCATTTCTTTGCCAACGCAGACGCGAACAATCCTTTATTGAAAGATGTTTATCGTCAAATTGAAGAAAAACGTTCGAAATTAGTCGAAGCTGAAATCAAATTAAGAACACTAAATCATGTAGAGTTTTAA
- the ribD gene encoding bifunctional diaminohydroxyphosphoribosylaminopyrimidine deaminase/5-amino-6-(5-phosphoribosylamino)uracil reductase RibD: MTQQLIDERYMARCIQIAQNGLGSTYPNPFVGSIIVHNQKILAEGYTSAYGGPHAEVNAIRQIKDDSILKECTLYVTLEPCSHYGKTPPCCDLVIAKEFKRVVIGTLDPFAEVNGQGYLRLLENGIDVTLGILEEECKELNRRFITFHQEKRPYIILKWAQTQDGYMGHDDVQKWITNRYSRQLVHEWRTEEQAILVGKKTALVDNPQLNTRFWEGKNPLRISIDKFLAIPRNFHLYDQSIPTVIFNAIEDREDKNLKLVKIDFDSNIIPPILDYLYQNNFQTLIVEGGSDTIQKFIDMNLWDEARVLSSNAFWNQGILAPIVRGKRVSQQKIINDHVTVIRNQKND; this comes from the coding sequence ATGACACAACAACTTATCGATGAGCGCTATATGGCTCGTTGTATACAAATAGCTCAAAACGGGTTAGGATCTACATATCCTAATCCGTTTGTTGGTTCTATAATTGTCCATAACCAAAAAATTCTAGCAGAAGGTTACACTTCGGCATATGGAGGTCCACATGCAGAAGTGAATGCCATTCGTCAAATTAAAGATGATTCGATATTAAAAGAATGCACTTTGTATGTCACTTTAGAACCTTGTTCACATTACGGGAAAACTCCACCATGCTGTGATTTGGTCATTGCAAAAGAATTTAAACGTGTGGTGATCGGAACATTAGACCCATTTGCTGAAGTTAATGGACAAGGATATCTTCGTCTATTAGAAAATGGAATCGATGTCACATTAGGGATTTTGGAAGAAGAATGCAAAGAATTGAACCGTCGTTTCATCACCTTTCATCAAGAAAAACGTCCATATATCATCTTAAAATGGGCTCAAACACAAGATGGATATATGGGGCACGATGATGTGCAAAAATGGATTACTAATCGTTATTCAAGGCAATTGGTCCATGAATGGCGTACAGAAGAACAAGCCATTTTGGTCGGAAAAAAAACAGCATTAGTCGATAATCCGCAACTGAATACTCGATTTTGGGAAGGTAAAAACCCTCTTCGCATTTCTATTGATAAATTTTTAGCCATTCCTCGCAATTTTCATTTGTATGATCAATCCATTCCAACGGTTATTTTCAATGCCATAGAGGATCGTGAAGATAAAAATTTGAAATTGGTTAAAATTGATTTTGATTCCAACATCATCCCTCCTATTCTCGATTATTTATATCAAAACAATTTTCAAACATTAATTGTAGAAGGCGGTAGTGATACCATTCAAAAATTTATTGATATGAATTTGTGGGATGAAGCAAGAGTCTTATCTTCGAACGCTTTTTGGAATCAGGGGATTTTAGCTCCTATTGTACGCGGAAAACGAGTGTCTCAACAAAAAATAATTAATGATCACGTGACGGTGATTCGAAATCAAAAAAATGACTGA
- a CDS encoding YigZ family protein, whose translation MTDSFKTIKAPVEDVIFKELGSKFINYAYPVESEEEVEFYLNQLYERWPDATHHCYAYAIGIDGKTFRANDDGEPSGSAGLPIYNQILSHEITNVLIVSVRYFGGTKLGVPGLVKAYKYAA comes from the coding sequence ATGACTGATTCATTTAAAACCATTAAAGCACCTGTAGAGGATGTTATTTTTAAAGAGTTAGGGAGTAAATTTATCAACTATGCTTATCCTGTGGAATCGGAAGAAGAAGTAGAATTTTACTTGAACCAATTGTACGAACGTTGGCCGGATGCAACCCATCATTGTTATGCCTATGCCATTGGAATAGATGGAAAAACATTTCGAGCAAATGACGATGGGGAACCAAGTGGTTCGGCTGGGTTACCGATTTATAATCAAATATTATCGCATGAGATAACAAATGTATTAATTGTATCGGTTCGTTATTTTGGTGGAACTAAGCTTGGGGTTCCTGGTTTAGTCAAAGCATATAAATACGCGGCCTAA
- a CDS encoding DUF1949 domain-containing protein produces the protein MALEEAEIVEKFITQRVKMIFNYDQQGIVERNVDRMNGEIKDKHFSDKCMFTIAVRSSKMEEFIRQFDEYYQMEIKILD, from the coding sequence GTGGCTTTGGAAGAAGCTGAAATTGTAGAGAAATTCATTACACAACGGGTAAAAATGATTTTTAATTACGATCAACAAGGAATTGTTGAACGAAATGTCGATCGAATGAATGGTGAAATAAAAGATAAACATTTTAGTGACAAATGCATGTTTACCATTGCAGTTCGTTCCAGTAAAATGGAAGAATTTATACGCCAGTTCGATGAATATTATCAAATGGAAATTAAAATATTAGATTAA
- a CDS encoding acyltransferase, which yields MLNSLTSLRFFFAFAVFLSHLTFVQTDLKWYNWLKNVVFFEGYVGVGFFFILSGFVLALNYKHKIIDQPHFSYKNFYIARMARIYPLHVLTFAVMIPLVIVQGLFGWDKALLNISLLHTYIPIKDYNFSINNVSWSISTEFFFYLMFPMYVIGLHRYKWLKYVLFIIAIPLLIYFEPFVTGNKDLEKGIYYVNPLVRSLDFIIGILLCDVYQKIKDTKISVAKGTLFEIGALVIFVLFFSFYDEVVRTFRYNIYYWIPMILITLVFALQRGMLSKILQNKPLIYLGEISFGFYMIHMIVIKYGNYFFPEGNDFIKIGAYFILAIMLSIICFEYFEKPLAKKIKTYFSK from the coding sequence ATGTTAAACAGCTTAACTTCACTGCGTTTCTTCTTCGCTTTCGCTGTGTTTCTTTCCCATTTAACCTTTGTACAAACTGATTTGAAGTGGTACAATTGGCTAAAAAATGTGGTCTTCTTTGAAGGATATGTAGGGGTTGGATTTTTCTTTATCTTAAGTGGTTTTGTATTGGCACTTAATTACAAACACAAGATTATCGATCAGCCTCATTTTTCCTATAAGAATTTTTACATTGCCCGCATGGCAAGAATTTATCCTTTGCATGTCTTAACATTTGCAGTGATGATTCCATTGGTCATTGTTCAAGGATTATTTGGTTGGGATAAAGCTCTATTGAATATCAGTTTGCTTCATACCTACATTCCGATTAAAGATTATAATTTCTCAATCAACAATGTTTCTTGGAGTATATCAACAGAATTTTTCTTCTATTTGATGTTTCCCATGTATGTCATAGGATTGCATCGCTACAAATGGCTGAAATATGTATTGTTTATCATAGCCATACCATTGTTAATTTATTTTGAACCCTTTGTTACCGGAAATAAAGATCTTGAAAAAGGAATTTATTATGTCAATCCTCTTGTAAGAAGTTTGGACTTTATCATTGGAATACTGTTGTGTGATGTATACCAAAAAATTAAAGACACTAAAATTTCAGTTGCCAAAGGCACCTTATTTGAAATAGGAGCTTTAGTTATATTTGTGTTATTTTTTAGCTTTTATGATGAGGTCGTTAGAACATTTCGATACAATATTTACTATTGGATTCCAATGATTCTCATTACGCTTGTGTTTGCTTTACAACGCGGAATGTTATCCAAAATTTTACAAAATAAACCTTTGATATATTTAGGTGAAATCAGCTTTGGATTTTATATGATTCATATGATTGTCATCAAATATGGTAACTATTTCTTCCCTGAAGGAAATGATTTTATCAAAATTGGTGCTTATTTTATTCTTGCCATTATGTTGAGCATTATTTGCTTTGAATATTTTGAAAAACCATTGGCTAAAAAAATCAAAACTTATTTTTCGAAATAA